One Amblyomma americanum isolate KBUSLIRL-KWMA chromosome 8, ASM5285725v1, whole genome shotgun sequence DNA window includes the following coding sequences:
- the LOC144102730 gene encoding uncharacterized protein LOC144102730 has translation MFVLVQYEGEDKRYVVSDADVRNFAPHDIDDFERGKPYDVFWAGNTTTRGGFYKATIVHMTETEEEMKTWRQNKRMASRKCSSKDGPPRKKSKLNFQASALAKRSAEDELMEQTSEMEGTEGTSKAVSLQSKVADLEARVKELESLNKELQKALCAKVLNMGM, from the exons ATGTTCGTGCTTGTCCAGTACGAAGGCGAAGACAAACGCTACGTGGTATCGGACGCCGACGTTCGAAATTTTGCACCGCATGATATCGACGACTTCGAGAGGGGGAAGCCTTATGATGTGTTTTGGGCGGGCAACACCACCACCCGGGGCGGATTTTATAAGGCCACCATTGTCCATATGACAG AGactgaagaagaaatgaaaacgtgGCGCCAAAACAAGCGTATGGCCTCGCGCAAGTGTTCCTCGAAGGATGGCCCGCCGCGGAAGAAG TCCAAGCTGAACTTTCAGGCTAGTGCCCTGGCAAAAAGAAGTGCTGAGGACGAGCTGATGGAACAAACAAGTGAGATGGAGGGGACTGAGGGCACAAGCAAAGCTGTAAGCCTTCAATCCAAGGTTGCAGACTTGGAGGCACGGGTGAAGGAGCTCGAGAGCCTTAACAAGGAGCTGCAGAAGGCCCTCTGTGCCAAAGTTTTGAATATGGGTATGTGA